A genomic window from Aquila chrysaetos chrysaetos chromosome 9, bAquChr1.4, whole genome shotgun sequence includes:
- the LOC115345951 gene encoding feather beta keratin-like, with the protein MSCYDLCRPCGPTPLANSCNEPCVRQCQDSRVVIQPSPVVVTLPGPILSSFPQNTAVGSTTSAAVGSILSEEGVPINSGGFNLSGLGGRYCGRRCLPC; encoded by the coding sequence ATGTCCTGCTACGACCTGTGCCGTCCCTGTGGCCCAACCCCGCTTGCCAACAGCTGCAACGAGCCCTGTGTCAGGCAGTGCCAGGACTCCCGGGTGGTGATCCAGCCCTCTCCCGTGGTGGTGACCCTGCCCGgacccatcctcagctccttcccccagaACACCGCTGTGGGATCCACCACCTCCGCTGCTGTTGGCAGCATCCTGAGTGAGGAGGGAGTGCCCATCAACTCCGGGGGCTTTAACCTCTCTGGCCTTGGTGGCCGCTACTGTGGCAGAAGGTGCCTGCCCTGCTAA
- the LOC115345896 gene encoding feather keratin 4-like, giving the protein MSSVLPSPAAQPSGQIATVSRVRQCQDSTVVIQPSPVVVTLPGPILSSFPQNTAVGSSASAAIGSILSAEGVPISSGSSLGFGSFGYPVLGSGYSWPYYCYNTYCRGFYGPC; this is encoded by the coding sequence ATGAGCAGTGTCCTTCCATCTCCTGCAGCCCAACCCTCCGGGCAAATAGCTACAGTGAGCCGTGTCAGGCAGTGCCAGGACTCAACAGTGGTGATCCAGCCCTCTCCCGTGGTGGTGACCCTGCCCGgacccatcctcagctccttcccccagaACACCGCTGTAGGATCCTCAGCATCTGCAGCCATTGGGAGCATTCTCAGTGCTGAGGGAGTGCCCATCTCCTCTGGCAGCTCCTTGGGATTTGGGAGCTTTGGCTATCCAGTCCTGGGCAGTGGCTATAGCTGGCCCTACTATTGCTACAACACCTACTGCCGTGGTTTCTATGGGCCGTGCTAA
- the LOC115345897 gene encoding feather keratin B-4-like: MNSPVFPSLYTSSYDLCPPTPCGPTPLANSCNEPCVRQCQDSTVVIQPSPVVVTLPGPILSSFPQNTAVGSSASAAVGSALSAGGVPISSGSSLGFGSSGYPGLGSGYSRPYRRYNTYRSGFYGPC, from the exons ATGAATTCTCCAG TCTTCCCTTCCCTATACACGTCTTCCTATGACCTGTGTCCTCCCACCCCCTGTGGCCCAACCCCACTGGCAAACAGCTGCAATGAGCCCTGTGTCAGGCAGTGCCAGGACTCAACAGTGGTGATCCAGCCCTCTCCCGTGGTGGTGACCCTGCCCGgacccatcctcagctccttcccccagaACACCGCTGTGGGATCCTCAGCATCCGCGGCTGTTGGGAGTGCGCTTAGTGCTGGGGGAGTGCCCATCTCCTCTGGCAGCTCCTTAGGATTTGGAAGCTCTGGCTATCCAGGCCTGGGCAGTGGGTACAGCCGGCCCTACCGTCGCTACAACACCTACCGCAGTGGCTTCTATGGGCCGTGCTAA